The Ostreibacterium oceani genomic sequence CAAAAACTGGGGTGAAAGGAGTTCGAGCAATGTCAATATCGGCCATTTTACTAATCAGCAGGCCAGGAAATAATACGTAATAAGTCAGTTTGTCGCTAGCGCGCCAAAATTCTGCGGTGACAAAATTTAGGCGGCGTAAGATATTGCCTAGCCCAAGGAGTAGAATAATCGGAAAAATGGCGTGCAGAATAATTGACATAATGCAGGTGTCTGGTTAGTAATTAGGGGCAAATCGGTTATTTGCGTGACGTATAAAGTATCTCACAAAGGCGACATAATCATAGTCATTTTTTATTACCCTCCAATATAGCGACGGTTAAAGCCGTTGTATCATGTGGTTATGACGAACTGGCGACTGCGGCGACTGTGGCGTTTGAGGCGATGCCGACGCGACGATTGATGCTAGATTGATGCCAGATTGACACCCATTGAATCAACCGCCGATAGCGAACTGTCGGCGGTTGATTGGGTTTAGTCGGGGTTTAGTCGGGGTTTAGTCGGCTATCCCTCGATTATGGGCAGGCTCGATTATGGGCAGGTGCCGACAGTCCAGTTGTTGTATCAAATTGATTTAGTTTGTCTGGTATTTTTTCTGCAGATTCTCGTCTAAGGCGGCAAGGAATTCCTCGGTGCTTAAATAAGCTTGGTCTTTACCAATGAGCAATGCTAAATCTTTGGTCATTTTGCCTGACTCTACTGTCTCAATGCAGACATTCTCTAACGTCTCTGCAAAATGAACCACTTCAGGCGTGTCATCGAATTTACCACGGTATTTTAGCCCCTGAGTCCATGCAAAAATTGACGCAATGGGATTGGTTGAGGTTTTTTCGCCACGCTGGTGTGCGCGGAAATGGCGTGTCACTGTACCGTGGGCGGCTTCTGCTTCGATGGTATTGCCATCAGGTGTCATTAGCACAGATGTCATGAGTCCCAGCGAACCAAATCCTTGTGCAACGGTGTCTGATTGGACATCGCCGTCGTAGTTTTTGCATGCCCAGACAAATCCCCCGTTCCATTTCATGGCACTTGCAACCATGTCATCGATTAAGCGATGCTCATAGGTAATGCCTGCTTGCTCGAACGCTGTTTTAAATTCTTGGTCGAAAATTTCTTGGAATAAGTCTTTGAAACGGCCATCGTATTTTTTCAAGATGGTGTTTTTGGTTGATAGGTAAACAGGCCAGCCGAGGTTGAGTCCATAGTTAAAGCACGAGCGTGCAAAGCCACGAATAGACTCATCAACGTTATACATACCCATGGCAACACCTGGTTGATCGAATGCGAAAATTTCATGCTCAATCGGCGCGCCGCCATCGGTGGGTGTAAAGGTCATGGTGAGTTTACCAGCACTTGGGATTAAAAAGTCGGTCGCACGATATTGGTCACCAAAAGCGTGACGGCCAATGACGATTGGTTTTGTCCAGCCGGGGACGTAGCGTGGAATGTTCTGACAGATAATAGGCTGACGAAAGACGGTGCCGCCAATGATGTTACGAATGGTGCCATTGGGTGAGCGCCACATTTGCTTTAGGTTAAATTCTTCGACGCGTGCTTCGTCGGGGGTAATCGTTGCGCACTTGACCCCGACGCGATATTGTTTGATGGCTTCGGCGGCATCAACGGTAATTTGATCATTGGTCGCGTCACGGCTCTCAACACCTAAGTCATAATATTTTAAATCGACATCTAAATAAGGGAGAATCAGTTTTTCTTTGATAAATGACCAAATAATGCGTGTCATTTCATCGCCATCAAGTTCAACAATTGGGTTTTTCACTTTAATTTTTTCCATGACGGACCTCTTGTAAGATTAATGAATAGAGAGTGCAGAGAGATAGTGTACTGCTTTTTGCGCAAATACCCAAAAATCTCGTTAGGTTAATTTGCGTTGCTGAGCGTAATTGCTGGTGGTAATTGCTTGTCAAGTCGTGCAATCACTGGTATAGTTTGCGTACGACAAAAGTCGTGTAAAAAACCAAATTATTTTAATAGGTTATTGATTGTTAATAGATTAGTAGCCTTGCTAAAAGCAGATTCTGTGTGATTGTCAAGTCGCGCAGGGGCTGTTATTTGTCTAGCGAAGATTTGTGCAAGGCGTTCGGATTTTGCCTAGTACCTTGAAACGTTGTTTAAATTGTGCACAAAGCACCATTTCTAAATATCACACACACCCGAGGAAGATATAATGCTTAGTATCGAGGACAAACGAACAGGGACGATTTTAGTTCACTTCGGGCGGTGCAGCTTGGAGAATAAAACAAATGAAACGTATGTTAATCAATGCCACACAAAAAGAAGAATTACGTGTGGCACTTGTCGATGGGCAGAGGCTTTATGATCTAGATATCGAAACCATCAGTAATAAGCAAAAAAAAGCCAATATTTACAAAGGGCGAATCACCCGAATAGAGCCCAGTTTAGAAGCGGCATTTGTGGATTACGGCGCAGAGCGACACGGGTTTTTGCCACTAAAAGAAATTGCGAAGACGTATTTTTCTGGTGCGACCAATGTGGGCAATAATGGTAAACCAGACTATAAAAAATTAATCAAAGAAGGTCAGCCTGTTATGGTGCAGGTTGATAAAGAAGAG encodes the following:
- a CDS encoding NADP-dependent isocitrate dehydrogenase; amino-acid sequence: MEKIKVKNPIVELDGDEMTRIIWSFIKEKLILPYLDVDLKYYDLGVESRDATNDQITVDAAEAIKQYRVGVKCATITPDEARVEEFNLKQMWRSPNGTIRNIIGGTVFRQPIICQNIPRYVPGWTKPIVIGRHAFGDQYRATDFLIPSAGKLTMTFTPTDGGAPIEHEIFAFDQPGVAMGMYNVDESIRGFARSCFNYGLNLGWPVYLSTKNTILKKYDGRFKDLFQEIFDQEFKTAFEQAGITYEHRLIDDMVASAMKWNGGFVWACKNYDGDVQSDTVAQGFGSLGLMTSVLMTPDGNTIEAEAAHGTVTRHFRAHQRGEKTSTNPIASIFAWTQGLKYRGKFDDTPEVVHFAETLENVCIETVESGKMTKDLALLIGKDQAYLSTEEFLAALDENLQKKYQTN